DNA from Garra rufa chromosome 5, GarRuf1.0, whole genome shotgun sequence:
agttcTCTTCAAGAATAAAGATTTCccgatagtttactcacccccatatcatccaaaatgtctttctttcttcagtagcaaagaagttaaggtttttgaggaaaacattccaggatttttcttcatatacacttaaaaataaaggctccaaaggggtgtttttttttttggtgatgccatagaagaactatttttggttcccttaagaacctttcagtgaacaggttcttgaaagaaccattttgaagaacatttaaaaaactaaataacctttcctgcatttgaaagtttccaAGGATGTTCAAGGTTTTTCATGGaatcatcaatgccaataaagaacctttacttttaagagtgtagtgcacTTCAATGGTTCCCagtggtttgaacttccaaattgcagatgcagcttcaaagggctctacacaatctcagccaaggaataagtgaaatcaaaatatatattttttgattatgtatatatttgtgaccctggcccacaaaaccagtcataaggttaaattttacaaaactgagatatatacatcatatgaaagctcagtaaataagctttctattgatgtatagtttgttaggataggacaacgtttggccgagatacatctatttgaaaatctgaaatctaagggtgcaaaaaatcaaaatactgagaaaatcacctttaaagttctccaaattaagttcttagcaatggatattactaatcaaaaattacattttgatatgtttacagtaggaattttacaaaaaatcttcatggaacatgatctttacttaatttcctaattatttttgacataaaagaaaaatctataattttgacccatacaatgtatttttggctattgctacaaatataccccagcgacttaagactggttttgtggtccagggtcacattttttaaccacaattgcttgtcttgcactagccctGCGATGCGGGTCAAGACttaacgcattacataatcacgttggaaacaTCACATTTAGGCCAAAAAACTCTTTAAAATCGTCCgatatcattgttttacctttttttttgtaaagggtgtttgacctttgcatgttcactttgtgaacactggatcggtacttcCGCCTTCGTCATCTGTGACCTTTTCAACATGTTTACGTAATGCCTGAAGTCatgctagtgcaagacgagcatttgtggttaaaaagtatagaatgttatatttatttattaatttttttagaaaatgacagatggtttcactggataagacctttattccttggctgggatcgagtTCAAACTGTTGGgaatcattgaagtccactatatggagaaaaatcctggaattattcctcaaaaaacttctttgcaactgaagaaagaaaggcatgaacatcctggatgacatggagtaaattatcagtaattttttattctggaagtgaactaatcctttgatgaatagtgttatgttattgttgttgtcaattaatatttatttgaacCCTGTTCATTTCATTGATGATGTTCAATTAAACAAAAACCAGCAGTGATGATTCTCTCTTTGATCACATGACTTTATTTGATGCTCTCCTCCACCAATGCTAACCAGTGTCATGACTAGTCACAGGTGCCACTGTTTTCCTGTAATTCTGTTCAGTTTATTTCCTCCTTTGtgttttaatctcttttaatgcTCTCACCATCTCTCTGTTTGTTTCTGTCTCTCTTCCCTTTGTCCCCCTCTCTGTTTGCCCTCCAAATCCATGAACTGTCTCTCATAATGTCATCCTCACTTAGATAACATGATTTGAGGATTAGGATTAGGATTAtaacaataaaacaatgaaatattACAGGGAAAATCGATTTAGAAATATTCCTGCTTATGCACTGATGATTCCCTATAGCACTCTCTTGTAattatattagtattattgtCACTTTTCACTGCTTGCACTTTACGCACTGGTTTAtaatatgttgttgtttttaataattaaagAGTTTGTGTCCGAAAACATCAGGAAACAACAAAGCAAACAGACACTGATCCTTACATCTCAAGTGTTCCGTGCTTCGTATGCTTACAGTTGTTTTACTGCTCTGCAGTTACAGACCAAAATAGATTTTGCTTCACTGTCAAAGGTCGGCAGGATCAAAGGTCAGGTTCATGTTGTGCATCtttaattttcacttgtttaGCAGCCAAATACACATGCCGCTCTACTTTCTACTTTCTCTTTTTTCATTTACAGCAGCACACATTCTGCCGTTGCCTtttactttctctctctctctctctctcactctctctctctctctctctctctctctctctctctctctctctctctcagtagGAGTTAATTTTTAATGCTGAGTCATTTGGTGTGTACAGGAGGGTGTGATTGCAGTATCACTGTTGTGGTGTAAATAATAGATGTTTCTGGTATTGTTGAAACTCTAAGTGTTCTTCAGCACAACTTGGTGCTCACAGCAGCATGCATTTCTTAGTAAGGACATGAGTCACCCAAAAAAAGCTGATCGCAGTGTTGATGCAAAGTACACTCTTGGCAGATTTTATACTAAGAAAACAGCTTGAAATGAATTTAACAACTATTTCTATAAAAGGTTTTCTTTACTGACTACACGCATTGCAGAGTTTACAAGTGAGATCCATTTGGATGTGTTTTACAACTACAAACAGGTTTTTAAAGTAGAGTTTTGTAAGAataattgtgtgtatgtgtgtttgaatCAGATTTTGCCTACATTTTGAGGACCAAAGGAGGAAAACAGCTCAATAAATATTGTCTAAATGAAAGTAACAAAATGTAGAAAGTTCATGTAAGGGTTAGATTTAAGGGGAGTGGAAAGAAAACCTGTTTGACTCAATGTAACAACAACAAAGTCAATGGAAAGTCCCTATTATAATAGAAAAGCAAGTTATAATGTGACAAAAGCCCTTAGCTTTTTGTGGAAAATTCTAATGATTAGGTGTGCTAGATGACatgagaaaaaggaaaaaaaaaaaaaaaaggtactgtCATGTTTGTTGTATTTGTGTGTGTAATCTGAgaagctatatgtgaccctggaccacaaaaccagtcataagtagtgcaggttatatttgtagcaatagccaacaatacattgtaggggtcaaaattataaaaaaaaattttcatcccaaaaatcattaggctattaagtaaagatcatgttccatgaagatattttgtaaattttctactgtaaatatatcaaaacctaatttttgattagtaatattgctaagaacttcattaggacaactttaaaggtaattttctcaatatttcgattttttgcaccctcagatttcaatttttcatctttcagattatgtataaatctcgaCTTAAAAATTGACCCGTATggctggttttatggtccagggtcacaaatttgtcTTGCACAGCTCAGAGAATTTCATTACCATTCTGATAATGGctacaagtaaaaattataattatgataGAAGACCtattcccaaacatttatttaacaGTGTTAATAATGCAAAATTGAAATCATTTTGAAGATGGCACTCATCCTGAATAAAACATAGTTGCAGTGGAGGATCATTTGTATTCCATATGAAGCGAGATGCCAGCAGCACAGACAATAGGATCTATACTTAGCTTCTGGAACAGCTCTGACTCATTCGACATTATTTAGCAACCATTACATTGTCTTATCTACActcattttcttttcatttctaaTGTCTTCATTTAGCAGCCTCTCACTTTACTGGTAATGTTTTAAGCAAGATCAGGGATTCGTGGCTCACGCTCACTAGTTTTCAATCCAAACAATTTTATGCAAATTCTGAATCAAGAAATGTATAAGCTTGAATGTATGTTCTATATTGAGCTGGGTTTTCTCATGTCAAAGAAATCACATTAAATTGACACAAACATTAGATTTTCACAAACATTATGACATTTAGACTATTTAAAGTCCTcataaaaaattaaagtttttttacttttagtatgaatttgttaaccttaaggttatctataagcgaTAAAAcattcacatttacaagatataagcattcaaatctTTGTTTCTTTAACTTCTGATCAATAATGTCAactattttgatgacatcaccctgcacttcagcttctcattaaAACTTTTGTCCAATcagatgctctctagaatccgccctgccccctacactataacTATTGTagctgaaatcggtcacttgttcacagaattagtattttctgtacatTAAATGTCACATTATAGGGGATAGAGAATGGTTCAGACAGCACAAATATGCCTTATATTTGGGTAAAAAAAGTCTGGTTTCACGCTGTGTCGCGCGAACCGTAGCAGCATGGAGCTGATCATATCAGACTATAAAGCGTATCgaacccatttgaattctacacagaatgctatattttatagcaatatggATGAAATTGTGGCTATCATTCGCTGTCAAATGCATCTTTATTgagctcaatggctctggccTAAGCTGTGATAGGCAAAATAGTATTTGCTATTTAAAAAAGAGATAATGTTGATGTCATTTCAACTGCAACAGGAAGACAGGACGGGGCATATCAAGCAACCtcgccctgtcttcctgtttcagttgaaattacatcaACACAGAATAACactgtgtttcaaagcacttcaagggaattttaaatttgatgtttatttgcttacccccagggcatccaagatgtaggtgactttgtttcttcagtagaacacaaacaaagatttttaaatcAAACTGTTGCAGTCGGTCGGTCATATAATTGCAGTCAGTGGAActcacagctttgagagtcaaaaaaacatacacagacaaaaccaaattaaaccctgtggctcgtgacgatacattgaggtcttaacacacaaaacaatcagtctgtgcaagaaactgaatagtatttatataattttttacctctgatccactgcaatgtccaactgtcctgagcgtgttcacaacagctggCGCGTGACAAAGAGCAAGcaaaccataacttcagtcgatcaagctcaaaagttgggagtcgttgaaaagtcaacactcctggatgagttcaagcaagcaaacataatctttttttGCAACAATcaagataagcacaagtaattaccatttttagTAGCAGTCGTACCCACTatctctctgtgtaaacaatgagtgacgtatacgtgCAACAGATCGCTTTCGCTCATTCATCTAttatgccagagcatgttgatgctttcagaggtaaaaaattatataaatactgttcagtttcttgcacagacagaTTGTTTAGTGtgttaagacatcaatgtatcgtcacaagctgcagggtttaatttggttttgtctgtgtatgtttttcatctcaaagccgtggatcccattgactgccattatatgactgacagactgcaactgtttgagttaaaaatctttgtttgtgttctactgagcaaacaaagtcacctacatcttgaatgccctgggggtaaacatGTGTTTCTGCTCTTACTCGCAACAAAGAGAGGCTTCTTCAAGTAATGTGTCTTCAAAATTGATAAAAACACATAATGTTGCACATTCCCTTCAGCTACATTTTAAGAAATtcacataaaaatgtaaacatgttttatggggacattccataggcataatggttttcatactgtacaaaccgtattttctatggccctacacctaccctacacctaaacctagccctcacaggagattgtgcacacttttacttcctcaaaaaaactcattgtgcatgatttataagcctgtttcctcatggggacctaagaaatgtccccacaaggtcaaaatctactggtattactatccttgtggagacatttggtccccacaacgtgatgaatagcaggtacacacacacacacacacacacacacacacaaacatgcattCTTCAATATGTGGTTTACGTGGACTATACGTGGACATCCCTGCAGTGATTGCATTCTGGACAAAAACCCTCCAGCATAGCATGCCCACTTAGACGGAAATACACATATGTGCACACATGCACAAAATCAAGTGACGAAGAAATTGTTATGccattatatttcatttatttctttaatagtttattcatttatttttatgacataaatttatgtataatttatatatatatttatatattattgctgcATTGGAGCCTTACTCAGTATAGACTCTCTCTGCCATTCCCATAGAGCTATAGATCTCCTCCCGCATGCTTCAGAATACACCTCAAAAATACTGGGTGCAAAAAAGAAACAGTCTGTTTCTATACACAGCTCGTAACACTATCTAGCCATTCTAATGATGCATCATAACATGCCTTTGTCTGGAAATGCCCATAGTATAAAATCACTATTTTTCCTGTCCATTACAGAACAAATGCAGATAAACAacacaatttagtttttttttttttttttgtctttctttcattttttttttctttttggcaaTCAATGTGTAATTCTTTTTAAATAATGGCAAAAGCTACACTTCAATGTGTGAAATACATGGATGCTGCAATATCGATATTCTAAGATATGTACAGTAATGAATGGGGGGGTTGGTGAAACAGAGGAGTTTCGGGATTTGCACCAGGGACTGTGGTGTGTCAATGTTGGTTTTTGCAGGGGGATGGAGTCTCTTATGGCCCTCCGGCAAACGTGGGGGTGGCTTATCAGAAGATGAATGTTCGTTTCTCTTCTTGCCTTGTATACTTAATAGCTATATCTATAAAACTATgcagaaagagacagagagaatGAAAGAAAGCAAGTGGGGGAGAGGCGTAGAGGAGTCTGTGCTGAGGTACAGTTTTATACTCTTTTGTTTGTCCTCCTTTTTTCTCTTTCGGGTTGTTCGAAACATGAGGGATGTCTCAGCATTGACCCTGGAGaacatttttttcatattttacaaTGCTTCTGAGTCACATGCTGAGCTGCCCTCTAGCTTTATCCCACCATCTTTCTATCCCTTTTGACATCAAGCAACTCGAATCAGGTTTGTTTCTTAAATTTCTCTTTTTCTGTTGGAAGACTTTTGTTGTTAAGCAGGACTCAGGCATatcagtgtgtgtatgtgtgtgcaagTGTGTGTGGTGTAAATGTGTTAGTCTAGTAAATATGAGTCACGCTCTGTTCCCCAGCGCTTGCCGTTAAAGTCTGAAAAAGCAGTTTTATTCTCCGTAAAGTTTAGAAAGCCAAATCTGATTTACTCCGGtccttttgcttttttgttttcacCTTACCCCTCTCTCACCCTGTCCAAACTATGCATAAAATTTGCACTGTCAAGTCTGCAGCACAGGGCGTGGCCGTCGCCTCATCAGCCACTCCCAACCTCGTCTAAGCCCCTCCCCTATTCGCTGTCAGACGTATGCTGATTCGCTAGACTGGGTGCGGCCCAGGTTGGGCACAGAGGAAAGGTGGGACACATCCTTTTTCCGGATCTCACAAATGGACTTCCTGCGAGCCTGAACGCCACGGATGGCTGTCTTAATCTTCCGCCAGCCCAGATGGTTGAGCTCAGCCAAATTTAGCACCACACAGATCCCGCTAACTGCGAACATGAACACCAGGAAAACTGTCTTCTCGGTGGGGCGCGACACGTAGCATTCAACCTCCTTCACGCAAGGGTAGCGGTCACACTCGTACGCGGCGGGAACATTGAATCCGTACAGGAAGTACTGGCCAGCAAGAAAGCCGATTTCCAGAACGTTCCGGAACACCACTTGTATAACGTAGAAACGGGAGATGCCCTCCTGCTGACGAATCTTAGCACTTTTTGAATAGGTGACCCCTTGCGGAATGTTGGGAATGTCTTTCAAATCCAGACAGTCACGCTCGTCTTTGCTGTCCGGGTGCACCAGGATACCGTTGATGTTGCGGAGCTTTCGGCTCGCCCCGTGTCCGTGTCCGTGGTCTATGTACGGGCCGTGCAGGAGGGTGTAACTGCGATCTTTGTACTTGGCAGACTGGTGCACTGAGTAAGTGATAAAACAGAGGCTGGGCGTGCACACCAGGATGATCTGGAAAACCCAGTAACGGATATGGGAGATGGGGAAGGCTTTATCGTAGCAGGCCTGGTTGCAACCCGGTTGCAGAGTGTTACATATGAACATTATCTGTTCGTCCTCGTACACCTTCTCTCCCACTATACCCACGATCAGTATCCGGAATATCACCACCACTGTCAGCAGGATCCTTTGGGGGAGAGAAGAGAAGTGACAGAAAGAAGCAGAGGAAGCCAGTGGTCGAGATGGGATTGAAGAGGGGAAGGAAGAGAAAGTGAGAAGAAAAAAGGATTAGAGTTCATTTTCCATTCAACAGCACAGTGTTAAATTGCTTTTCCAACTCCCTTTCACAAATGCAGACACACGTGcacaaaaaataagacaaaatagtGAGTAATTACTATATGACACAGAGGTTAGCAGGCATTTAGCATTTCTAAATTACCTGCTACTTATTTTAAGAttaaatttgtcatttttattagattaaaatgtttctttttcaTCATTAGGTGTGCTCGACCTggaggattagttcacccaaaaatgaaaattctgtaattgctcaccctcatgtcgtttcaaaccctccatagacagcaacacgtTCCCTGGTCAAGAAAAGTAGCATGGATatcggtaaaatagtccatgtgacatcaggggttcaattttacgaagctatgagaatactttttgtgcataaaaaaacaacaacaaaaacgactttattcaacaattatttcGCTGCTATTATGTATCTTGTATCATGACACATGCATAAGCTTCCTCTATATGTAAATGATGCAAGCATGCTGACACAAGTGCGTGTTCATCGTAaggattttgtttttctttgcacacaaagatATTCTcgtagattttttaaattatggttgaacccctgatgtcacatggacttttttagCGATCTTTCTGGACCTGGGAAcatttagttgtgttgctgtctatggagggtcagagagctctccgattttatcaaaaatatcttaatttgtgttttgaagctgaataaaggtcttaagggtttggaacaacatgagggcgagtaatttataatttataataattttcggttttgggtgaactaaccctttaatgtaaTGCTGCACAGACCAAAAACATTTTTCATGCAATCTTTgttataatgtataataaaacTGATGCAAAAATATGCCACTTTATTGTATATAAGTAGTATAGATGCTGATGAAGCTGTAAAAAGAGTAATGAATGAAAAGTGTTTTGTTGCTACTTGTTGACATCTGAATGTCTGTGAAtgaatattgaaatatattttaattagaaaaagggtttcactttattttgattATCCCTTTAACACATTTTAATAACTATAAGTAACATTGCATCTACATTTCTACTAACTCTAATTAGAGTGTAGTAGAGTTTTAGTAGACTAGTAGGGTTATGGTTAGAATAAGCTGACATGTcaaaagggaccatcaaaataaaatgttaccAAAAAGAAATGATACTCTaaaattcagttatttatttaacgATTTGTTCAAATGACCGATTCATTCAGAAGTGAAGCCTGTATTTTGAATGGATCACTGAATCATTAGCtcgattcatttaaaaatgaggATTCATTGAGAAATGCAACAGTGCTGTGTGTTGCTTCAAGACTCAAAACAGTTCTGTTGTGGCTTTGTTTGGAGCTGTTTTCGTTTGCAAAATTGAGCAAAACagacaatattgtgtctaaaatgtacaAGATATTAACTGTATATTGCACTAATGTGTGTCAAATGTATTACACATATATCATATGAAATAAGATAAAAGCCCATGTGGAGGATTTTTTGTCTTCACATTCCGGAATTTTGGgacatatccaccttatttttcccgtaagagtgggtgcagccatttgtaaattttatgggtctggcttccagtcttatCCACCTCCAGCTTTtgttagctgtacaaaacagctcattttgcagcttgatattcaaaattggtatgtcttaccatattatttttatgtattatcttaattatgaacacactggggtgtaatgtaaactgttttaccgctttcttgttatttccctatagctgcTAATGCactggaagtctcgcccataggcttacttccgtgttgaaTAATAAGGTGGATAACAGCATTCTAGATTACATCACACAGTCAGTCAATGTCCTGCATCATGTTCATCTGCAACTGGAAGCAATGTAAGATAATGTACAGGTACAGTGCTGGGCTGGGTGTGTTAAATGCCTTAATTTTTATGTGTTAAATCGATAGCcctactgttttttgtttttttttacaaatattgcatcTAATCCTTTTCATCTGCGCTAAAGAACGCACATACCATGCAAGAGTCACTACGGGAAGCAGAAAATATCTGACTTGACAGCTCCTTTTTCAACTGAATGTGACAAATCTTGCCGATCTGCAAGGTCAgccacagttgaagtcaaaaacaCCTAATATTTTGGCTTATGTATGAAGCCCTGAATATGACATGCTGGGGATAAATAAAAGACATTGTGGTCCCAAATTAAGAATTCATTCACACAACATAATTATTTCATTCCGTTGTTGGACACGTTATACTACTTTGCTCCTTTGTTTTAATTTGGGTAAATTGAGGCAATGATTTAATTAAAACAAGGGACAGAATTAATACATTGTTGGAATGAATTAACACAACGTGGCCACAATTAATCTATAATGATGGGACAagttcctaattttttttttttttattcaagtcATGTGTGGGGCTCTGtactaaaatattgaaaatatctgTGTAGGCCATTTAAGAACATCTTTCATCTTTTAACATTGATtcacgtgtgtgtatgtgtgcaggCATATGTTCCCTGCTAATGATAACTAGGGCATACTGCATCAAGGCCATCAGAGTTTGTGTTGGGACGACTGTCTGTGTACGTCTATCCCCATCTATGCTCTCTTATCAGCTGTTTTCAAGCTTAAATCTCTACTCAGTAGAAAAatgaagaaacacacacacacacacacactcagaaatCCAGACACAAGCGCAGACTCAGACACATCTGATGATAGTGACAGATAACAGAGTGCAGGTAACAGTGATCCCACAATCACACATGCAGCATACTAATGTGACATACAACACACAATGTGAGTGTCCTGATGAGACGTAAAATACCTTGAAGCTTTACGCATGGGACTCACGTGAGTGTGCCATTTAGAGCGAAACATCTCCACCCTTCtgcctcacacacacactcatctcAACAGATGCAGCCTGAGCACACAAATCTTCCTCAGTCTGTCTAGCTGCCTTCCTcacacacacctacacacacaGATCCACACACACTCTTGTACTGAGACCGTCCTTCAACCGCAATAACCTTGCTCTAGAACCAGCCATGACGTTATTTCATTGCAGGCTGGTCTTGATGCATGAGCACAtacattttctctctctttttcatgCACATAGTGTGAGCTATATAttacatatacagtattttgcaTCAGTATTGTATTAGACCTTAAAGAATGATTCATATAGCCCTCAGTGCAAGTCCCTCAGCTTATTTTTAGCATATTGGGTGGTGTAGCTGTAGCAGAAGATCTGGGTTGGTAACGAAAAGGTTGCATGGGGCGATGCTGGAACTAGTATGTGCCCTTGAGCACAGCACTTAACCCCAGGTTTCTCTACGGAAACTGTCCTTGTAACTTAGCATAGTGTCTTTCTGCAGTAAACTTGCATAAATTTGTTGAAACATAAGCCACAGCCCAGGCTGTGTGGTCATAAATAACAAAACAattattctattctatatttTACATTGTTGTGATTCAGTTATAAAGATGTACAAGATATATACACACATGTTTATGCTCACCAATAATCATTtaattaaatggatagttcacccaaaaatggaaatactgtcattaattatttaccctcatattgttccaaagccataagaccttcataaagtcattatttctgttttctttgtgcacaaaaaaactattttaacaacgtccttactatgtttctgtgccttgacttgctgccctagtgaaaaataaatatacttaaaatacatttatttcatgctaagtatactacaaatacatctacatcatatgcacttaataaaaatatCCTGTAATTGTGTTTTTAGTAtgctaaactggtatatttaaagtctgcctAATTGGAACagctaattttgtacttaatgcactttaattgtgtggaagtagtgctgaagtccaactaaagatatacttgaATATATTTCATTGTGCTAAATTGAAACTGTTAGacgtatactttaggtacactttaaatattttttattttaaagaacgatattatttaaagatcatacaatcctcatcaatagtgacattaaaacatattttaggcttaatatttgGAAATGTGCATTTTGCACAAGTAgttctccaaataaagtttaattataatttttacatTAGTAAATCTTGAGAGATATGGCAGTAAATatgacttgaactatacttagtttaaaataaatgcattttaattctaTTTATTTCACTAGGGtttctatggagggtcagagagctctcagatttaatcagaaatgccttaatttgtgttccgaagatgaacgtaattaattaatgaagtaattaatgacagaattctcatttttgggtgaaccattcctttaaaaacacagtaaaatattaggaaatattatttcaaatgaaaaataacttttatattttctgatatttttttatgtatttattcctgtgaggcaaagctgaattttcagctgctTTAGTCTTCAGTatctttcaaaaatcattataatttgctgatttgctgctcaagaaagatTTGTTATTATTTCGCTGCttaattgtgctgcttaatatgtttgtgGAAAATACAAAAGTGATTTTGTGATTCTTCAGTGAATAgaatgtttaaaagaacagtatttatttgaaatgcaaatgttttgtatCATAAATGTGTCcgtggactacaaaaccagttttaagtagcacatgtatatttgtagcaatagccaaaaatacaatgtatcaattatcgatttttcttttatgccaaaaatctttaggatattgga
Protein-coding regions in this window:
- the gjd1a gene encoding gap junction protein delta 1a translates to MGEWTILERLLEAAVQQHSTMIGRILLTVVVIFRILIVGIVGEKVYEDEQIMFICNTLQPGCNQACYDKAFPISHIRYWVFQIILVCTPSLCFITYSVHQSAKYKDRSYTLLHGPYIDHGHGHGASRKLRNINGILVHPDSKDERDCLDLKDIPNIPQGVTYSKSAKIRQQEGISRFYVIQVVFRNVLEIGFLAGQYFLYGFNVPAAYECDRYPCVKEVECYVSRPTEKTVFLVFMFAVSGICVVLNLAELNHLGWRKIKTAIRGVQARRKSICEIRKKDVSHLSSVPNLGRTQSSESAYV